One window of Trichomycterus rosablanca isolate fTriRos1 chromosome 2, fTriRos1.hap1, whole genome shotgun sequence genomic DNA carries:
- the naxe gene encoding NAD(P)H-hydrate epimerase isoform X1, whose amino-acid sequence MSFFLELAGASRCMLGLRALFGISLLVTSRGGVVLGHRAAHPHVCASTYNKAFTRPACNMPNTIRYLGQEEAQRIDEELFSEYSFSVDQLMELAGLSCATAITKAYPLQSLLKNPPRVLVVCGPGNNGGDGLVCARHLKLFGYEPALLYPKRPSKPLFLNLTTQCEKMEMNFLSELPEADEIDEVYSVVVDAIFGFSFKGAVREPFGAILSTLKKISAPIASVDIPSGWDVENGASDGIQPDLLISLTAPKKSAAHFKGRYHYLGGRFVPPALERKYNLNLPPYPGTECVLQLD is encoded by the exons ATGTCTTTTTTCCTCGAATTGGCAG GAGCATCCAGGTGCATGCTGGGATTGCGAGCTCTGTTTGGCATCAGTCTCCTCGTGACGTCGCGGGGAGGCGTGGTCCTTGGGCACAGAGCGGCACACCCACACGTGTGTGCGAGTACATACAACAAGGCTTTCACACGGCCCGCCTGCAACATGCCTAACACCATCAGATATTTAGG tcagGAGGAAGCTCAGCGTATAGATGAGGAACTTTTCTCCGAGTACAGCTTCAGCGTGGATCAGTTGATGGAGCTGGCAGGACTCAGCTGTGCCACCGCCATCACCAAG GCGTATCCTCTACAGTCTCTGCTGAAGAATCCTCCTCGTGTTCTGGTGGTCTGTGGACCGGGGAATAACGGAGGAGACGGGCTGGTCTGCGCTCGGCATCTCAAACTCTTT GGCTACGAACCCGCCCTGCTGTACCCGAAACGACCAAGCAAACCCCTGTTCCTGAATTTAACCACCCAGTGTGAGAAGATGGAGATGAACTTCCTGTCCGAGCTGCCTGAG GCCGATGAGATAGACGAGGTGTACAGCGTGGTGGTTGATGCCATTTTCGGGTTCAGTTTTAAAGGAGCGGTACGTGAGCCGTTCGGAGCCATCTTATCCACGCTGAAGAAGATCAGTGCCCCCATCGCCAGTGTGGACATACCTTCAG GGTGGGACGTGGAGAACGGAGCCTCTGACGGGATCCAGCCCGATCTGCTGATCTCTCTCACCGCGCCCAAGAAATCTGCGGCTCATTTTAAGGGTCGTTATCACTACCTGGGTGGAAGATTCGTCCCTCCGGCCCTGGAACGTAAATATAACCTGAACCTGCCGCCGTACCCCGGGACCGAGTGTGTGCTCCAACTCGACTGA
- the naxe gene encoding NAD(P)H-hydrate epimerase isoform X2: protein MLGLRALFGISLLVTSRGGVVLGHRAAHPHVCASTYNKAFTRPACNMPNTIRYLGQEEAQRIDEELFSEYSFSVDQLMELAGLSCATAITKAYPLQSLLKNPPRVLVVCGPGNNGGDGLVCARHLKLFGYEPALLYPKRPSKPLFLNLTTQCEKMEMNFLSELPEADEIDEVYSVVVDAIFGFSFKGAVREPFGAILSTLKKISAPIASVDIPSGWDVENGASDGIQPDLLISLTAPKKSAAHFKGRYHYLGGRFVPPALERKYNLNLPPYPGTECVLQLD from the exons ATGCTGGGATTGCGAGCTCTGTTTGGCATCAGTCTCCTCGTGACGTCGCGGGGAGGCGTGGTCCTTGGGCACAGAGCGGCACACCCACACGTGTGTGCGAGTACATACAACAAGGCTTTCACACGGCCCGCCTGCAACATGCCTAACACCATCAGATATTTAGG tcagGAGGAAGCTCAGCGTATAGATGAGGAACTTTTCTCCGAGTACAGCTTCAGCGTGGATCAGTTGATGGAGCTGGCAGGACTCAGCTGTGCCACCGCCATCACCAAG GCGTATCCTCTACAGTCTCTGCTGAAGAATCCTCCTCGTGTTCTGGTGGTCTGTGGACCGGGGAATAACGGAGGAGACGGGCTGGTCTGCGCTCGGCATCTCAAACTCTTT GGCTACGAACCCGCCCTGCTGTACCCGAAACGACCAAGCAAACCCCTGTTCCTGAATTTAACCACCCAGTGTGAGAAGATGGAGATGAACTTCCTGTCCGAGCTGCCTGAG GCCGATGAGATAGACGAGGTGTACAGCGTGGTGGTTGATGCCATTTTCGGGTTCAGTTTTAAAGGAGCGGTACGTGAGCCGTTCGGAGCCATCTTATCCACGCTGAAGAAGATCAGTGCCCCCATCGCCAGTGTGGACATACCTTCAG GGTGGGACGTGGAGAACGGAGCCTCTGACGGGATCCAGCCCGATCTGCTGATCTCTCTCACCGCGCCCAAGAAATCTGCGGCTCATTTTAAGGGTCGTTATCACTACCTGGGTGGAAGATTCGTCCCTCCGGCCCTGGAACGTAAATATAACCTGAACCTGCCGCCGTACCCCGGGACCGAGTGTGTGCTCCAACTCGACTGA